The genomic stretch TTACGCCTTGATTGCAGGTTTTCTTTTCCCCGTCGCAACGCTTGATTCGACCATTGTTTCGGCAAAAGGATTTCATTTCCCGAAAAACAATGCAGCTGGCGACGACCCATACGCTCAAAATCAATTTTTAAGACCAGATACGAGTGGCTATTTTGGGGAAACCGATTATGAAAAAATGATGGCGAAAGAAAAAGCGGAAATCATCGATCAAAATCCAATCAAAGTCAATGATAGTAATTACTTAATGACGATGGAAATTCTTTATAATTATCCAGGGGAGTTTACTGGGAAACAAATCGAATTTACCGGTTTTGTTTATAATGATGAAGTCACTCAAGATAATAACTTGTTTTTGTTCCGTTTTGGAATAATTCACTGTGTTGCCGATTCTGGTGTGTTTGGAATGCTTGTTCAAATGCCCGAAAAAACCGATTTGAAAAACGATACATGGCTTACAGTAAAAGGAACCATCACCCAAGAATATTATTCTCCGTTCAAAATGAACATCCCGTCTGTACAAGTAGAAAGCTATAAAGAAGTAGCAAAACCAAAATCAGTTTATGTTTATCGTAAATATTAAATCGCTACTTGCGGATTTATGCAGCTTGCGTTATCCTTAAATAAAGCTGTTTACGTTTTCACGAATGAATAAAAGGATGGAACATTGAATGAATGATTACAACCACTACTTTCATTTCCCACGAGAAGAATGGCGCAAGCTGGAAGTGAGTAAGGACCAAATTTTAACTGCAGAGGAACTGGAAGAAATACGTGGTTTAAATGACCGAATTTCTTTACAAGACATCTCTGAAATCTATTTACCACTAATAAAACTAATTGCGATTCAATACCATGAAGCGATTTTTATTCATGGCGAAAAAATGGAATACTTAAAGAAAAAAGAATCGCGTGCACCATTTATTATTGCATTAGCAGGAAGTGTGGCTGTTGGGAAAAGTACGACAGCGCGTGTTTTCAAATTAATGCTTGATCGCTGGTTCTCCAAAACCAGACAAGTAGAGCTTGTGACGACAGACGGCTTTCTTTATCCTAACAAAGTTTTAGAAGAGCGCGGTATCATGGACAAAAAAGGCTTCCCTGAAAGCTACGACCGCGACCGTTTTGCCAAGTTTTTAACCGACTTAAAAGCAAATAAAGAAGATGTCGAAATTCCACTTTATTCGCATTTCACTTATGATGTTTTAGACGAAACCCGTGTGATCCATAATCCAGATATCGTCATCATTGAAGGAATCAATGTTCTTCAAGCAGATCAACATGAGAGCCTGTTTCCAAGTGACTTCTTTGATTTCTCCGTTTACATGGATGCCAATGAAGCGGATATTAAGAAATGGTATTTAGAACGTTTCTTCATGCTTCGCGAAACAGCTTTCCAAGATGAAAGTTCTTATTTCCACCCATATACTAAAATTAGCAAACAAGAAGCAGAAACATTTGCACTCGGGGTTTGGGATACAATCAACGGCGTCAACTTAAAAGAAAACATTGAGAAAACAAAATATCGAGCCGACTTAGTGCTTCAAAAAGGCACAGATCATCTCATTTCAGACATTTATTTACGCAAATAACCGAATGCAGATAGAAGGAAACTTCTTGATGCATTCGGTTTTTTCTTTACATTGGAGAAAATCCGAGTACAATAGAAAGTGAGTAATCACTCATTTGAAAAAGGGAGGGAAAGCAATGTCAGAAATAGCGATTAAAGTTTCTAATTTAGATGTGAAAATTGGAAAGAAACAAATCTTAACCAATATGACTCTCGAAATAGAAAAGGGCGAGATATTTGGCTTAATAGGGCCATCCGGTGCAGGAAAAACAACACTCGTGAAAACCATCATCGGAATGGAAAAGGCAACGAATGGCACAACTGAGGTTTTAGGAAAAGCAATGCCAAATTTACCAGTCATTAGCAAAATTGGTTACATGGCCCAATCAGACGCACTTTATACGGATTTAACAGCCAAAGAAAACTTGGATTTTTTCGCTTCACTATATTCCATCAAAGGTGCAGCCAAAAAAGACCGAATGAATTATGCAGCCACTTTAGTTAATTTACAACAAGATTTAACTAAAAAGGTGAACAATTATTCAGGAGGGATGAAACGCAGGCTGTCTCTGGCCATTTCTGTCCTTGCTGACCCAGATGTCCTAATTTTAGATGAGCCAACAGTCGGTATTGATCCAGAACTAAGAAAAACGATTTGGGCAGAGCTAGGCGATCTAAAAGCGAACGGTAAATGTATCCTTGTGACGACACACGTGATGGATGAAGCCGAAAAATGTGATAGACTTGCCATGATCAGAAATGGACAAATAATCGCTGTAGGGACCCCACAAGAGCTCTCAAGTAAAACGTCATCTGGTAAGCTAGAAGATGCCTTTTTAGAGTTTGGAGGGAAGCACTAATGCGAATATTTGCCATTGTCAAACGCATCATTAACCAATTTCGCCGTGATAAACGGACGCTTGCCCTAATGTTTCTTGCGCCACTTTTACTTATCACACTGCTCACTTATTTATTCGAAGGTGACACAGTGAAGCCAGTTGTTGGTGTAAGCGGGCTTTCTGACTCCATGGTAAAAGAACTGAAAGCAAATGATTTAACCATCAAAACTTACTCGGAAAATACCGATGTAACCGCTAAAATTAAAGATGCCAACCTCGACGCTTTTTTTAAACAAAACGGTGAAAAACTCGAAGTCACCTATGAAAATAGTGAACCAAGCTTGAGTAAGGAAATCGGATTAAAACTACAAAAAGCAATGATGACGGAGCAACAGGCACAAGTGAAAAAGCAAGCGAAAGCAACCGGTGAGTCACTTGCTAAAGCTGGTATTGATCCAAACACCATTCCTTCACTTACACAAAGCCCAGAAAAGCTCAGCATCTCAACAAACTACGTATACGGAGATAAAGGTACTACCTTTTTCGACACAATTAGCCCGATTTTCATTGGCTTTTTCGTATTCTTTTTCGTATTTCTGATTGCCGGTATTTCTTTCTTGAGAGAACGAACAACAGGCACGCTTGAAAGACTTATGGCAACCCCAATTAAACGTATCGAACTTGAATTAGGGTATTTAATAGGTTTTGGTATTTTTGCGTTACTACAGTCTATCTTAGTCGCAGTTTTCTCCATCCAAGTACTTGGCATG from Listeria monocytogenes ATCC 19117 encodes the following:
- a CDS encoding TIGR03943 family putative permease subunit — encoded protein: MFRVFILFGFGFYLMQLHISGDISKYINMKYAYLSFSAMIAAFLLAIIQLIMVFRDEDIGAKTEHMGHTHDGENTILKKIMVYGLLSYALIAGFLFPVATLDSTIVSAKGFHFPKNNAAGDDPYAQNQFLRPDTSGYFGETDYEKMMAKEKAEIIDQNPIKVNDSNYLMTMEILYNYPGEFTGKQIEFTGFVYNDEVTQDNNLFLFRFGIIHCVADSGVFGMLVQMPEKTDLKNDTWLTVKGTITQEYYSPFKMNIPSVQVESYKEVAKPKSVYVYRKY
- the coaA gene encoding type I pantothenate kinase; protein product: MNDYNHYFHFPREEWRKLEVSKDQILTAEELEEIRGLNDRISLQDISEIYLPLIKLIAIQYHEAIFIHGEKMEYLKKKESRAPFIIALAGSVAVGKSTTARVFKLMLDRWFSKTRQVELVTTDGFLYPNKVLEERGIMDKKGFPESYDRDRFAKFLTDLKANKEDVEIPLYSHFTYDVLDETRVIHNPDIVIIEGINVLQADQHESLFPSDFFDFSVYMDANEADIKKWYLERFFMLRETAFQDESSYFHPYTKISKQEAETFALGVWDTINGVNLKENIEKTKYRADLVLQKGTDHLISDIYLRK
- a CDS encoding ABC transporter ATP-binding protein, translated to MSEIAIKVSNLDVKIGKKQILTNMTLEIEKGEIFGLIGPSGAGKTTLVKTIIGMEKATNGTTEVLGKAMPNLPVISKIGYMAQSDALYTDLTAKENLDFFASLYSIKGAAKKDRMNYAATLVNLQQDLTKKVNNYSGGMKRRLSLAISVLADPDVLILDEPTVGIDPELRKTIWAELGDLKANGKCILVTTHVMDEAEKCDRLAMIRNGQIIAVGTPQELSSKTSSGKLEDAFLEFGGKH
- a CDS encoding ABC transporter permease, with the protein product MRIFAIVKRIINQFRRDKRTLALMFLAPLLLITLLTYLFEGDTVKPVVGVSGLSDSMVKELKANDLTIKTYSENTDVTAKIKDANLDAFFKQNGEKLEVTYENSEPSLSKEIGLKLQKAMMTEQQAQVKKQAKATGESLAKAGIDPNTIPSLTQSPEKLSISTNYVYGDKGTTFFDTISPIFIGFFVFFFVFLIAGISFLRERTTGTLERLMATPIKRIELELGYLIGFGIFALLQSILVAVFSIQVLGMMQNGSLFYVLLITLTLGMVSLALGILLSTFANNEFQIVQFIPIVIVPQVLFCGIFPLDGMADWLVWIAHIMPLYYGANALTSIMVKGEGFASFATDFYILLGFVLVFVILNIFALKKYRKV